The stretch of DNA CTTCTCCGGTCATTTTATCGATATAATGCCAACTATTATAGAGATAACTGGAGCAACATATCCAGATTATTTTAACAAACAAGACATTACACCGATGCGAGGCATAAGTTTATTGCCTATACTGGAAGGAAAAGAGGCTAAAAGAGATAAACCAATATTTTGGCAATGGAAAGAAGGCAGGGCTCTACTGCAAAATAATTGGAAGATTGTTAAACATGGCATCGATAAGCCATGGGATTTATATAACATTGAGGAAGACCCTACAGAAACAAACAACCTTAATAACATGTATCCTGATAAAATAATAGAATTAGATAGTATGTTTATAAACTGGATTTCAAAATATAACAACTAATATTTGTCAACAATTTGTATAAGTAATGTAAAAAAGCACTAAATATCAAAGCTCGTAGTACACTAAATCTTCTTGACGACTTGAACGAATATTAATGTACAGTCTAGCTATACTCATAAAATTTACGATTGACCCCAATTAAAAAAACTACAAAATGACATTAAACTATTACCAAATAGATGCCTTTACCGATAAAATATTTGGTGGAAACCCAGCTAAAGTTGTGCAATTAAATACGTGGCTGGAAGATAGATTACTCCAGAATATTGCAAGAGAAAACTCGGTTGATGCGACTGCATTTTTTGTCAATAGTGGAGACGTTATTGAATTAAGGTGGTTTACACCAGATTTAGAACTTGATTTATGCGGTCATGCCACGCTTGCAACGGCTCATGTTTTAAAAACAATTTTAGGTTATGATAATACCAAAATAACTTTCTATACTAAAAGTGGCCCACTGTATGTGCACGTTGAAAAAAACATGTATGTCATGGATTTACCTCAAAGGAATCCTCTCAAAACTGAATTACCCGATTTTATAAAAGCATCGCTTAACAAACAACCAAAAGAAATTTTAAAGTCAAGAGATTACATTTTAGTATATGAAAACGAAAATGACGTAAGGAATATTAAGATTGATAAAAACAAATTTGATCAAGGAAATATTGATCCTGGAGGTGTAGCGGTTACCGCCAGAGGAAATGATTCCGATTTTGTATCAAGATTTTTCATTCCGCAAGCAACAATCTTTGAAGACCCTGTAACGGGTTCTGCTCATGCCTCATTAATTCCCTATTGGAGTCATGTTTTAAATAAAAAAGAGATGACAGCAATTCAGCTATCGGCTCGAAAAGGAAAGTTATTTTGCACAAGTAAAAAAGATAGGGTTTTAATAGCAGGAAAAGCAAAAACCTATTCAGAGGGAACCCTAAGAATATGAAATGATTTATTGAAAAACCATATCTGACTTTTTAGATTTAGATCTCGTTAGTAATCTTAAGAAGATTACATGTCATTTCATAAAACTTCAAATATCCATCAAAAAATTAAAAAGTTTTAATATATTAGTAACCAGTTACGTATTTAAATACATATTTTTAATGAACTTTGATAAAATTGGTGAAATGGCATTGGGTAGTAGATTAAGAACCTTAAGTGAAAAGGTTACAAAAGATGCCGAATTAATTTATGCACTTTATAATGTAGAGTTAAAACCCAAGTGGTTTCCTGTATTCTATTTTTTATCCAATCAGGAAAAAGGAAAACCTATTACTTCAATAGCTAATGAAATTGGACATTCTCATCCTTCAGTTATTAAAATAGTTCGTGAGATGTCAAATAATGGATTGGTTTTAGAGCAAAAAGATAAAATGGACGGTCGTATAAATAATATTCTTCTGACCAAAAAAGGAATCGATATATCAACAAAAATTGAAGCACAATATACCGACGTTGAAAATGCAGTAAAAGACACACTAAAACAGACAAAACATAATCTTTGGCAAGCAATTCAAGAATTTGAATACTTATTGAGCGAAAAATCACTTTTCACCAGAGTTATAGAACAAAAAAAAATTAGAGAATCATCTAACATTGACATTTTAAATTATTTACCAGAACACCATACTGACTTTAAAAAACTGAATGAAGAATGGATTAACTCATATTTTAAGATGGAAGATGCTGATAGAAAGGCTCTCGAGAATCCAAAAGACTACATATTGGACCGAGGAGGTGAAATATTAGTGGCTGTTCAAGGTAAAACTGTTTTAGGTGTCTGTGCTTTACTTAAAATGCAAGACGACGACTATGACTATGAACTAGCCAAAATGGCTGTTTCTCCAAAAGCGCAAGGTAAAGGTATTGGGTATTTATTGGGAAAAGCTATTATAGAAAAAGCTAAATCATTAGGAGCTTCTAACTTATATCTTGAAAGTAACACGATTTTAAAACCTGCCATATCATTGTATGAAAAGCTTGGTTTTCGAAAAGTTGCGAGTCATTATACACCTTATGAACGGTGTAATATTCAAATGGAACTTAAGTTAAAATGAACAAGGTCTTAAGCGGACTTAAATTCTATTCCTAAAACCACATACAATGGCATATTTAGTTCATTCCTATATTCATTTGTACTTAGAATACCCTTAAGGTTTTTCCAATATTCAAAAATCAGTCAAAAGTTTTTCAACTTCGAATATAGTTCCTCTATAAATGCGTTTATTAACCTTTGTCATATGCTGGGATTCTGTATGCACATCTTCTAATACCTCTTTAGCTTGGTCTTTTTTACCTCTACTTAATAAAAACTTCGCGTATATCAAACGTTCATCATAAAAGGAATAGCGAATATCTATTTGTTTTAAGTTTTCTTCAGCTTCCTCTAATTTACCAACCCTTTCTAAAGCCAATCCATATAAAAATTGCGCTCTCGATTTTTTATATTCTGAATGATCTTTTATTTTCTCAGCATATAAAATAACAGTTTCGCAATCTTCAATATTAAAATACGCTTCTATTAATTGCTTAATGACATAAAAGTCATTTTGCGAGCTATCATCCAAAGCTTCTAAATAATGGGGAATGGCATTATTATAATCCTTTATTTCTAAATAAGCATCTGCTAAATTCACTCTATTTTGATACGATTCTGAGAATTGAAGCTGCTTTTCTAAACCCCTTACCTTTTTTGTTGGGTTTATGATATGCGTGATTTCGTTTGTTATTTTCTCAGCATCACGTTTGTTATAAACCTGAGTGATTAAATAAATAATACAGCCAATAACCGGAATAAAAAATATTAAAAAAGCCCAATAGTAGGGGTTTCTATTTTTATAAAGATGATATAGGCAAAAGGCCTGAAGTGCAATGCTTAAGTAAAACGCCATATTATCTAATAAAAACTAAGTCGGTTTCTGAAGACATAGGTTCGCTAAAGTTATAGCCCTCGTAATTAAAGCCTTTTACATCATCTAAAGTATTGGCATTAGTATCAATGATATAACGCGTCATATAACCACGTGCCAGCTTAGCAAAGGTCATAATAGTTTTATATTCACCATTTTTAAAATCTTTAAAACTTGCTGTAATCACAGGTACTTTTAATGCTTTGGTATCTATAGCTTTAAAATATTCATTGCTGGCAAGGTTTAAAAATAATTCGTCAGCTTCTAATTCCTCATTTAAAGCCTTTGTAATTTGCTTTTTCCAAAACTCATAGAGGTTTTTATTTTTTCCAACAGGGAATTTAGTTCCCATTTCTAAACGGTATGGTTGAATTAAATCCATTGGTTTTAGTATCCCGTATAAACCAGAAATAATACGAACGGTATTTTGTAGCGTAGTTATTTTTTCTTCTGGAATATTGTAAGCATCTATGCCCCTATACACATCACCACTAAAAGCATAAACTGCCTGGCGTGCATTATCTGCTGTAAAAGGCAGTTGCCAATCTTGATTACGTTGATAATTTAATTGGCCTAAAGCATCAGAAATACGCATGAGTTTTGATAAACTTTTAGCTGACTTCTTTTTAAGTAATTTATTTAAACGTTCTGACTGAGCCAGAAACTGCGCCTCGGTATGTATCGTTGTTGGTAATTGACTTTCAAAATCAAGAGATTTTGCTGGTGACAGGACTAATTTCATTAAAGCTATTTTTTTTTAGATAACTAAATTACAATAATTCTTTTATTTCTCCATTTTCAAAACTAAAGTTATAATCTCCTCTAACAATAAAATTTGAAGTAAACGCTTCCTCTTGGGTAGGATACCATTTTTTTAGAGTCTTATTTATTAAAATAAATAAGCCTTCATCATTTCCCAAAGCACAAAAACGCATCAGATTACCACTAAAAACAGGAATGTTTTTCATGTTATTTATTGAATTATAAACCGTTTCAATATTTGTAGTAACAATACCTATTTCACTTATTGATAAAATACTTTTAGAAGCAAAGGATGTATGACTATTAATCTCTAAATTTTTTCTCGCAATAAATTCTACAATGTTATTATCTGAGTCATAAAAATAGACAGCTTTAGCATTCCAGCTTGTGAAATTTGATATCAAGTCATGCCCGTAGGGTAATATTTGCACACGTTTTTGCAACCATAATAAAGCGTCTTGTTCTTGATTTGATGGTATATTAAATGCAAAATGGGAAGCATTAACCGCCTTTTTATCATGCTGAAAAGACAATATACTTGCTCCTGTTTTAAATGAGATCTTTTCTTTTAAGTCTAATATCAGTTCAAATTCTAAAACATTTTGATAAAATTGCTTTTGCTTCTGAATATTCGCTGTAAAAAGAATGATTTCTTTAATCTTCATACTTCAAATATAAGCTAGAAACCCCTATTTTTTGTAATTGATAATGATATAATTTATATGTGAATAGGGTGTATTTATGTGTTTACGAAAGGTTAAATTGGTATAATATTATTTATTATCAGTATTCGAAGAAAAAGGAATACATGTGTTCCCTGGATTTAAAGAAAACCACTACTCCAATTCCTGATTCTTAGTATATGCTTTCCATTTTTCAATACACTGCTGCATATCATCTGGAATAGGCGTATCAAATTGCATAAATTCGCCTGTTTTTGGGTGTACAAAACCCAAAGTTTTGGCATGAAGCGCTTGTCGTGGCAATACTTTAAAGCAGTTATCTACAAACTGTTTGTATTTAGTAAAGGTGGTTCCTTTTAATATCCTTTCGCCTCCATAACGAGCATCATTAAAAAGCGTATGCCCAATATGTTTCATATGCACACGTATTTGATGCGTACGCCCAGTTTCGAGTTTGCAAGATACCAAAGTGACATACCCCAAACGCTCTAAAACTTTGTAATGGGTTACTGCAGGTTTCCCTTTGTCAGCTTCATCATCTAGAAAAACCGTGTTTTGTAATCTGTTTTTCGGGTGACGACCTATATGGCCTTCAACAGCACCTTCGTCTTCCTCTATATGCCCCCATACAATAGCCACATACTCACGTTCACTGGTTTTTTTAGCAAACTGCAATGACAAATGTGCCATCGCTTTTTCGGTTTTGGCAACGACTAAAAGCCCGCTAGTATCTTTATCTATTCTGTGTACCAATCCCGGGCGTTCACTGGAATTATTTGGTAAATTATCAAACCGATGGATTAAAGCATTTATAAGCGTCCCCGAATAATTGCCATGCCCTGGATGCACCACCATACCTGCTGGTTTGTTAACTACCAGAAGTTCGTCATCTTCATAGATCACATCAATTGGAATATCCTCACCTACTAATAAATTTTCGTGTGGTGGGTGTGTAAACAACACACGAATACGATCTAAAGGTTTTACTTTATAACTTGATTTTACAATTTCGTCATTAACAAAAATACTACCGTTTTTTGCTGCTGCTTGAATTTTGTTTCTAGTAGCATTTTCAACAAAATTCATTAAATATTTATCTATACGTAAAGGTGCTTGCCCCTTATCAACCGCAAAAGCATAATGCTCGTAAAGGTTATCTTCATCAGGTAATTGCGGTGTATAATCGTCCATTTACAGTAACATTAGATATAATAATAAGTAGTAATAAAGTAATCCTCTAATTTTAAGGCCTTTTACCATTACCTAAAACCAAATCTATTTTTGAAGTTTTTGCTAGCTTGTCTCCTTTATTAATAGCTTTCCTTTTATAACGCATTTTTAATACGAGGTCTTTACCTATATTGTTTTCGTAGGTTATTTTACCAACTCGAAATCCTAAGGCTTCCAACATTGGTTTAGCTTGCCTAAAGGTACGTTCTTTTAAGTCTGGAACTTGTATTTTTCTGTATCCTGATGGGTTGAGTGTTAAATATATTTTTCTATTCTCCTTAACTTTTGCTCCAGCGGGTGGTTCCTGTTCGATAACTGAAAACTTAGGATAATCTGGATTAAAATTTGCTGAATCTTGAATTTGCATCACCAAATTATTTTCTTTTAATTCAATATCTGCAACACTTATGGATTTACCAGTTAAATTGGGAACCGTCTCAAATTCGCCATGATTTGTTGAAGATTTCAACCATTTAAGCATAATAAAACATAATACAAATACAGCAACTAGTGCTAATAAAACTTGTTTTAAAAATGTTTTACTGGTAAGAAATTTAAATAGGCTCATTTGTAAATTTTTCGATAAGGCAAATATATAAAAACAGAACTGTTTTTTCTTTTGCAATATATATGATATTTTAGCCTATACCTATTTAGACATAAAATATCATTTTAAAATCAATGTTATTTTTATGCTTAGACTGGTACAAACTTATAATAAATACGTTTTATTATAAGTTTTTAGACTTGTAAAGTTAAAATAATAAGATTCTCTTCTTCAAGGGAATGACAAAATAATATTAATGAAAAAAAATATTGCCATCATTATGGGAGGTTTTTCAAGTGAATATGAAATCTCTTTAAAAAGCGGAAATGTTGTTTATGAAATGCTAGATACCACAAAATATAATGGGTATCGCATTCATATATTTAAAGACAAGTGGGTATATGTTGATGCTAATAATGTTGAATTCCCTGTTAATAGAGATGATTTTTCTGTTCGAGTAGCTAATCGCGTTATTACTTTCGATTGTGTGTTCAACGCTATTCATGGTTCCCCTGGCGAAGATGGATTTATGCAAGGGTATTTTGAATTACTTAATATACCCCATACCAGTTGTGGTATGTATCAAGCCGCTTTAACGTTTAATAAACGTGACTGTCTTAGTGTTTTAAAACCTTATGGTATTAAAACTGCAGTGTCTTTTTATATAAATCTGGGTGATTCTATTAATGAAGATCAAATCATAGATAAAGTAGGCTTGCCTTGTTTTGTTAAAGCTAATAAAGCAGGAAGTAGTTTTGGAGTCACTAAAGTACACAAAAAGGAAGACTTACAAAGTGCTATAGCTATTGGTTTTAAAGAAGATGATGAAATTATAATTGAGTCGTTTTTAGATGGCACTGAAGTTTCTGTTGGGGTGATTACTTACAAAGGCGAAACCAAAGTATTACCCATCACTGAAATTGTAAGTGAAAATGATTTTTTCGATTACGAAGCCAAATATTTAGGAAAATCTCAAGAGATAACACCAGCTCGGTTAAGTAAGGAAGAAGAAAACAAAGTAAATAGGCTTGCTAAAAAAGTATATGAAGTTTTAAAAATGAAAGGTTTCTCACGTTCTGAATTTATTTTTAAAGATGGTGAACCACATATACTGGAAATAAATACAATTCCTGGGTTAACTAAAGAAAGTATTTTACCACAACAAGCCGCTGCTGACGGTATTTCGTTAGTGGCATTATTCGATAATGCTATTGAAGAAGCCTTAAAATGAGTATAATTAATACTAAATCAAACATTTACGCGTGGTTAATTAAAAAACAAAAAGACTATGCAAATTAAATAAAATTTGTAACTTTAAGAACATGAAACGAGCCATATTCCCTGGATCTTTTGATCCAATCACATTGGGGCATTATGATATTATAAAACGTGGTGTTACTCTTTTTGATGAAGTAATTGTGGCTATAGGCGTAAATGCCGATAAAAAATACATGTTCTCATTAGAAGAACGAAAACAATTTATTGAAGAAGCTTTTGCTGATGAACCAAAAATCAAGGTTGTTATCTATAAAGGATTGACAGTAGATTTTTGTAAAGAAATTGGGGTAGAATTTATACTACGTGGACTTCGCAATCCGGCAGATTTTGAATTCGAAAAGGCTATTGCTCATACTAACCGTGACCTGGCGCCTATTGAAACTGTGTTCCTTTTAACATCGGCGGACACATCCTATATAGCATCATCTATTGTAAGAGATGTTATAAGACATCATGGAGATTATACGAAACTTGTACCTAAAAGCGTGAAAATCAAATGAAACTAATCTGGACAACTAGTTTACTTTTTTTAGTCATTTTTAATAGTTATGGCCAAAAGACCTTAAACAACAAAGACAAAGAAACTATTACATTTGAAATTAAGCAAATGTTTGACAATTACCATAATGATATCACAAAAAGTGGCTTAGTAAGTGAGTTTAAATATTTAGATGATTCTTCAGATTTTTTTTGGGTACCACCAGGTTACAAAGAAACATTAAGCTATGATACTATAAAAAGTATATTAACTGAGAATTCTAAAATCATTGACTTTATCGAGTTTTCTTGGGAAAGTATTAAAATTTACCCTCTAACAAAAGAAATAGCAAACTATTCGGGCATTGTAAAATGTGTACAAGTTGACGCCGATCATAACCCAGTAACGTTTAAAATAATTGAATCTGGAACATTGATTAAACGTAAAGATGGCTGGAAATTCTTAAGCGGCCAATCAAGAAGTCTGAACTAAAACAAGACTAAAAGTAGTTGTTGGTTGTTGGTTGTTGGTAAAAATAAATTTTTAACTTTTTAACTTTAAGTGCCTAAAGTTTCTGAACATTTCCACTTTTAATAAAAACAATAACTTTAAGTTCACTTTAAGTACTTTTAACTTTTAACTTTTAACTTTTAACTTTTAACTTTTAACTTTTAACAAGGCTACAACTTATATTCTGAAAGCCCTTTGGTAAATGCCTCAGGGTTTTCTGCTAAATGGTAACGTGGATCGTCTATATCTTCAATAATAACTTCTCTAAATTTTGGACTAGATTTGTATAATAAGATTTTACAATCTTCACTTAAATGCTTTAGCCTTATTGTTTTCCCTTCAGCTTCATATTTATGAACTAAATTAAAAATAGCTTCGATGGCAGAATGATCACTTATTCTCGATTCTACAAAGTCTACCTCTACGCGTTGAGGATCATTTTTAATATCAAATTTTTCATTAAAAGCTATTATAGATCCAAAGAATAAAGGACCCCAAATTTCATATACTTTAGTACCATCTTCACGCATACGTTTTCTAGCTCTAATACGTTTTGCATTTTCCCAAGAAAACACCAAAGCACTTATAATAACACCCGCAATTACTGCAATTGCTAAATCGAAAATAACAGTAAGTGCAGATACCGCTATCAAAACGATAACATCTGTTACCGGAATTTTATTTAAAATTCTAAAACTACTCCAGGCAAATGTGCCTATAACCACCATAAACATAACGCCTACTAAAGCAGCAATTGGTACTTGTTCAATAAGCCCAGATGCGAATAAAACAAAAATTAATAACATTAATGCTGCAACAATACCAGACAATCTACCACGTCCACCGCCTTTAATATTAATAAGCGATTGCCCGATCATAGCACAACCTCCCATACCACCAAATAGTCCGGTAACAATATTAGCTCCACCTTGTGCCATACATTCTCTATTAGTGTTTCCTCTAGTGTCTGTAAGTTCGTCAACAAGATTTAATGTCATTAAAGATTCAATTAATCCAATGGCTGCTAATATCAAAGCATAAGGACCAATAAACTTTATAGTTTGCCAATTAAATGGTACTTTACTGAATATATCTGTTTGAAATTGTGGCAGGCCTCCTTTTAAACCTTGAGATTCACCTCCACTTCCGTCTACAATAAAAGATTTAACTGTTGCCACATCCAAATCACCAAAAATAGCGATAGCGGAAACCACTAAAATAGCAATTAAAGCTTCTGGTAATTTTTTAGTTAGTTTAGGTAAACCAAACATAATTGCCATAGTTAAAACTACAAGGCCTAACATAATCCACATTTGGGATCCGCTAAACCAATCGCCATTAACATCCTTAAACATTTTTAATTGTGCCAAAAAGATCACAATAGCCAAACCATTTACAAACCCCATCATAACCGGATGCGGAATCAATCTTACAAATTTTCCAAGTTTTAAAATACCCGCGAGCATTTGTATAACTCCCATTAAAATAACCGTGGCAAATAAATAATAAAGACCAAGGTTTTCTCCTTCTGCTCCAAAAGCATTTCCTTCTGCAACTAAACTTACCATAACAACAGCTAAAGCACCAGTTGCACCACTAATCATACCTGGACGACCACCAAAGATAGCCGTAATTAAACCAATCATAAAAGCAGCGTATAACCCCACTAAAGGATCTACACCTGCAACAAAAGCAAAAGCTACAGCTTCAGGCACTAAAGCCAATGCTACTGTTATTCCACTTAAAATATCATTCTTGGCATTTGCTGCACGCTTTCTAATAAATTCAGTCATGGTTTGTTTTTTGAAGGTGCAAATTTACACTTAAAATACAGAGAAGCAACAAGTAATCTTTATTTTGATTAGGAATAGCACTAAAACGATTGATTAATATTTTGAAAGTAAAACATTCACCCTACACCCAACCACACTAAAGCTTCTTCTCTTTTTTGAAACATTTCAATGTTTTTATAAGTATTCCCATTAATAGCTAACAATGTCTTGATGGACATTAGTGCACCACTAGAACCAATAATAATAGCAATATTTTTAATTTCTTCTAAACTAACAATTTTTCTTTGAGCCTGAAAAGTATAACTATAAGCATGTTTTTTATTTACTAATAATGAGAATGGCGCTTCTAAATTATCCAACAAAAAATCATGATATTCATCAACCATTGCTTCATCCATTTCAACACCTTCATCAACAATCACCTCAGCCAGTTTATTATTAATTATATTAATTGTACCGAACGACAGTCTATAGTTTTTCATAAAAAATCTTTTTTGAGAGATTAATAAAATCACAAACAACTTCAAAAAACCATTCTTCATTATTTACAATGAAAGATATCACTTACAAGAACAAGTTAGTTATTTTTTTCTAATTTTAGGCTTTTTAAAAATATCTTTACAAAATAATTCCAGATTTATTAATCATGAGACTAGCACTTATCTTCTTATTTTTTTGCATTTCCTGTACCAATTCAAATAAAAAACCAACGTATAATTTTGAAACTCATTTCGAAAAATCGAAAGGGTTAGAGACTGCGACGTATCAACAAACCATTCAGTTTTATACACATTTAGCTGAAATTTATTCGGGAATTTCTATACAAACTATTGGAGAAACAGACTCGGGTAAACCTCTACATATAGTAACCCTTAACCCTAATAGGGAGTTTGATTTTTCGAAAGTTCGTAAAAATAAAAAAAGCATTTTACTCATAAATAATGGTATTCACCCTGGGGAAAGTGATGGTATTGATGCTACTATGATGCTTTTCAGGGATATTGCTCAAGGCAAAATCGAAACTCCAAAAGAAACAGTATTAGTAACCATTCCTATTTATAATGTTGGTGGTAGTTTTAACAGAAACTCTACCTCACGTACTAACCAAAATGGACCAAAAGACTATGGTTTTAGAGGGAATGCAAGAAACTACGATTTAAATCGTGATTTTATAAAATGTGACACTAAAAATGCAAAGACTTTTACTCAAATTTTTCATTTGGTAAAACCAGATGTTTTTATTGATAATCACGTAAGCAATGGTGCAGACTATCAATATACGCTCACCCATTTATTCACACAGCACAATAAATTAGGTGGTGACTTAGGTAAATATCTTCATAATGATATGACACCAAAATTAGAAGAAAAACTAGCTTTGAAAAATTGGGATATTACGCCTTACGTGAATGTTTTTAATGAAGTCCCTGATAAAGGATTCTCACAATTTATGGATTACCCAAGGTATTCAACAGGTTACACGGCTTTGTTTAATACACTTGGCATGATGGTGGAAACACAC from Flavivirga spongiicola encodes:
- the coaD gene encoding pantetheine-phosphate adenylyltransferase; the protein is MKRAIFPGSFDPITLGHYDIIKRGVTLFDEVIVAIGVNADKKYMFSLEERKQFIEEAFADEPKIKVVIYKGLTVDFCKEIGVEFILRGLRNPADFEFEKAIAHTNRDLAPIETVFLLTSADTSYIASSIVRDVIRHHGDYTKLVPKSVKIK
- a CDS encoding VOC family protein translates to MKIKEIILFTANIQKQKQFYQNVLEFELILDLKEKISFKTGASILSFQHDKKAVNASHFAFNIPSNQEQDALLWLQKRVQILPYGHDLISNFTSWNAKAVYFYDSDNNIVEFIARKNLEINSHTSFASKSILSISEIGIVTTNIETVYNSINNMKNIPVFSGNLMRFCALGNDEGLFILINKTLKKWYPTQEEAFTSNFIVRGDYNFSFENGEIKELL
- a CDS encoding PASTA domain-containing protein, encoding MSLFKFLTSKTFLKQVLLALVAVFVLCFIMLKWLKSSTNHGEFETVPNLTGKSISVADIELKENNLVMQIQDSANFNPDYPKFSVIEQEPPAGAKVKENRKIYLTLNPSGYRKIQVPDLKERTFRQAKPMLEALGFRVGKITYENNIGKDLVLKMRYKRKAINKGDKLAKTSKIDLVLGNGKRP
- a CDS encoding SulP family inorganic anion transporter, whose translation is MTEFIRKRAANAKNDILSGITVALALVPEAVAFAFVAGVDPLVGLYAAFMIGLITAIFGGRPGMISGATGALAVVMVSLVAEGNAFGAEGENLGLYYLFATVILMGVIQMLAGILKLGKFVRLIPHPVMMGFVNGLAIVIFLAQLKMFKDVNGDWFSGSQMWIMLGLVVLTMAIMFGLPKLTKKLPEALIAILVVSAIAIFGDLDVATVKSFIVDGSGGESQGLKGGLPQFQTDIFSKVPFNWQTIKFIGPYALILAAIGLIESLMTLNLVDELTDTRGNTNRECMAQGGANIVTGLFGGMGGCAMIGQSLINIKGGGRGRLSGIVAALMLLIFVLFASGLIEQVPIAALVGVMFMVVIGTFAWSSFRILNKIPVTDVIVLIAVSALTVIFDLAIAVIAGVIISALVFSWENAKRIRARKRMREDGTKVYEIWGPLFFGSIIAFNEKFDIKNDPQRVEVDFVESRISDHSAIEAIFNLVHKYEAEGKTIRLKHLSEDCKILLYKSSPKFREVIIEDIDDPRYHLAENPEAFTKGLSEYKL
- a CDS encoding M14 family metallopeptidase, translating into MRLALIFLFFCISCTNSNKKPTYNFETHFEKSKGLETATYQQTIQFYTHLAEIYSGISIQTIGETDSGKPLHIVTLNPNREFDFSKVRKNKKSILLINNGIHPGESDGIDATMMLFRDIAQGKIETPKETVLVTIPIYNVGGSFNRNSTSRTNQNGPKDYGFRGNARNYDLNRDFIKCDTKNAKTFTQIFHLVKPDVFIDNHVSNGADYQYTLTHLFTQHNKLGGDLGKYLHNDMTPKLEEKLALKNWDITPYVNVFNEVPDKGFSQFMDYPRYSTGYTALFNTLGMMVETHMLKPYKQRVEATYELMKSMIEIIEEDHMTIQQKRMHSKESLHNYTKDYVLSWEIDTTKTTVLNFKGFEGELITSEITGTKRLKYDRKKPFTKKVNYRNHFKPNVEIKVPNAYIIPQSWHNIIELLKLNRVEMTSLKKDSIIKVESYKISSYDTRKTPYEGHYQHYNTKIINTEEEVNFIKGDYIIYTHQDAFRYLLETLEPHAPDSFFNWNFFDTVLQQKEGFSPYVWEDKALELLNNNPKLKKAFEHRKKNSTTFNNNWYEQLDWIHKQSEYYEDAHMQYPIYRVK
- a CDS encoding PhzF family phenazine biosynthesis protein is translated as MTLNYYQIDAFTDKIFGGNPAKVVQLNTWLEDRLLQNIARENSVDATAFFVNSGDVIELRWFTPDLELDLCGHATLATAHVLKTILGYDNTKITFYTKSGPLYVHVEKNMYVMDLPQRNPLKTELPDFIKASLNKQPKEILKSRDYILVYENENDVRNIKIDKNKFDQGNIDPGGVAVTARGNDSDFVSRFFIPQATIFEDPVTGSAHASLIPYWSHVLNKKEMTAIQLSARKGKLFCTSKKDRVLIAGKAKTYSEGTLRI
- a CDS encoding bifunctional helix-turn-helix transcriptional regulator/GNAT family N-acetyltransferase; this translates as MNFDKIGEMALGSRLRTLSEKVTKDAELIYALYNVELKPKWFPVFYFLSNQEKGKPITSIANEIGHSHPSVIKIVREMSNNGLVLEQKDKMDGRINNILLTKKGIDISTKIEAQYTDVENAVKDTLKQTKHNLWQAIQEFEYLLSEKSLFTRVIEQKKIRESSNIDILNYLPEHHTDFKKLNEEWINSYFKMEDADRKALENPKDYILDRGGEILVAVQGKTVLGVCALLKMQDDDYDYELAKMAVSPKAQGKGIGYLLGKAIIEKAKSLGASNLYLESNTILKPAISLYEKLGFRKVASHYTPYERCNIQMELKLK
- a CDS encoding D-alanine--D-alanine ligase: MKKNIAIIMGGFSSEYEISLKSGNVVYEMLDTTKYNGYRIHIFKDKWVYVDANNVEFPVNRDDFSVRVANRVITFDCVFNAIHGSPGEDGFMQGYFELLNIPHTSCGMYQAALTFNKRDCLSVLKPYGIKTAVSFYINLGDSINEDQIIDKVGLPCFVKANKAGSSFGVTKVHKKEDLQSAIAIGFKEDDEIIIESFLDGTEVSVGVITYKGETKVLPITEIVSENDFFDYEAKYLGKSQEITPARLSKEEENKVNRLAKKVYEVLKMKGFSRSEFIFKDGEPHILEINTIPGLTKESILPQQAAADGISLVALFDNAIEEALK
- a CDS encoding RluA family pseudouridine synthase, with the translated sequence MDDYTPQLPDEDNLYEHYAFAVDKGQAPLRIDKYLMNFVENATRNKIQAAAKNGSIFVNDEIVKSSYKVKPLDRIRVLFTHPPHENLLVGEDIPIDVIYEDDELLVVNKPAGMVVHPGHGNYSGTLINALIHRFDNLPNNSSERPGLVHRIDKDTSGLLVVAKTEKAMAHLSLQFAKKTSEREYVAIVWGHIEEDEGAVEGHIGRHPKNRLQNTVFLDDEADKGKPAVTHYKVLERLGYVTLVSCKLETGRTHQIRVHMKHIGHTLFNDARYGGERILKGTTFTKYKQFVDNCFKVLPRQALHAKTLGFVHPKTGEFMQFDTPIPDDMQQCIEKWKAYTKNQELE
- the yaaA gene encoding peroxide stress protein YaaA, with product MKLVLSPAKSLDFESQLPTTIHTEAQFLAQSERLNKLLKKKSAKSLSKLMRISDALGQLNYQRNQDWQLPFTADNARQAVYAFSGDVYRGIDAYNIPEEKITTLQNTVRIISGLYGILKPMDLIQPYRLEMGTKFPVGKNKNLYEFWKKQITKALNEELEADELFLNLASNEYFKAIDTKALKVPVITASFKDFKNGEYKTIMTFAKLARGYMTRYIIDTNANTLDDVKGFNYEGYNFSEPMSSETDLVFIR